GGCCTGCTCGACGACGCCGCGCAGGTAGTCGCGCACCGCCCCGAACCGGCTGAAGTAGTCACGCATCAGGGTGCGGGCTTCATCCACCGGAATGGCGAGCTGCTTGGACAGGCCGAAGGAGCTCAGGCCGTAGACCAGGCCATAGGACATGGCCTTGACCTTGGACCGCATGGCGCTGGTGACTTCCTCCGGCGGAACCCCGAAGATGTGCGAGCCGACAAAACGGTGCAGGTCCTCCCCCGCCTGGAACGCTGCGATCAGCCCTTCGTCACCGGACAGATGCGCCATGATGCGCATTTCCACCTGGGAGTAATCGGCAGTGAGGAGGGTTTCATACCCTTCGCCCACGGTGAAGACTTCCCGAATCCGGCGGCCTTCTTCGGACCGGATGGGAATGTTCTGCAGGTTCGGGTTGGTGGAGGACAGCCGTCCGGTGGCGGCCGCAGTTTGGACATACGTGGTGTGCACGCGTCCGTCGTCGGACACGGCCTTCCGCAGGCCCTCGACGGTCTGGCGCAGCTTAGTGGCGTCGCGGTAGGCCATCAGGTTGGCCAGGAACGGATGTCCGCCGGTCTTGATGATCAGATCGGAGAGGGCATCAGCATCGGTGGAATAGCCGGTCTTGATCTTTTTGGTCTTGGGCAGTCCGAGTTCATCGAAGAGCACCATCTGCAGCTGCTTGGGCGAACCGAGGTTGATTTCCTTGCCGATGATGCTGAACGCTTCGCTGCTGGCCTGCGCGATGGTGGCGCTGAAATCGTCCAGCAGCCGGTCCAGTTTTTCGGTGGACACTGCGATGCCGGCCAGCTCCATTTCGGCCAGCACCTCGGACAGCGGCAGTTCCAGTCCGCCCAGGAGCTGGTTGGCGCCGCGGTCCACCAGCTGTCCCGCAAAGTGCTCGCTCAGCTGCAGCGCCGCAAAGGCCTGCATAACGGCCGGCGACGCAACGTCTTCTTCCTCAAGCTGCAGCTGGAGCTGGTTGGTTCCGGGAGCGGACGGAGTCAGGGACATCCGCAGGTGGTGCTGGCTCAGGTCCGCCAGGTCATAGCTGCGGCGGTCCGGCTGGATCAGGTAACCGGAAATGGCGGTGTCGTCCACCTCTCCGGCCAGATGCAGTCCGCGCGCGGCCAGTGCCTTGTAGCTCTCCTTGAAATCGTGGACCACCTTGGGCGCATCCAGATCCGCCAGCCAGCCGGCAAGCACCTGCTCAGTGTCGGCGTCGATCTCCGTTAGCGGGATATAAGCGGCCGCATTGGCGGTAACCAAAGCCAGTCCGATGACGTCGCGCCCTGCCGCCGCACCCTCGGTGACCAGCTGCACGGCGGTCTTGGCCTGGTTGGTGGAGTCGATCCATGCCTTCAGTGCGGGAGCATCCGTGATCACCACATGCTCCGGAGGCAGCAGTTCGTTCCCGGCGGAGGTGGTTTCCTCCTCGCC
This genomic interval from Arthrobacter sunyaminii contains the following:
- the polA gene encoding DNA polymerase I; translated protein: MSESTKLADIQAETPAETVLEQTPASSDAAVQETLGTVSAGGHSRLLVIDGHSMAFRAFYALPAENFSTDTGQHTNAVYGFTSMLINLIKEEKPTHVAVAFDLDTPTFRSEEYTEYKGGRNKTPEEFHGQIDLIIKVMEAMRIPTLSMDGYEADDILATLAEKASARNWDVMVVSGDRDAFQLVDDRVTVFYPKKGVSDLPRMDAAAVEAKYLVPPDKYSDLAALVGESADNLPGVPGVGPKTAAKWIKQYGGLEGILENLDSIKGKVGDSLRANIEDVKRNRRLNRLLRDLDLPVDLDAMAAQRPDREAIEDLFDALQFNALRKRLFDVYGEEETTSAGNELLPPEHVVITDAPALKAWIDSTNQAKTAVQLVTEGAAAGRDVIGLALVTANAAAYIPLTEIDADTEQVLAGWLADLDAPKVVHDFKESYKALAARGLHLAGEVDDTAISGYLIQPDRRSYDLADLSQHHLRMSLTPSAPGTNQLQLQLEEEDVASPAVMQAFAALQLSEHFAGQLVDRGANQLLGGLELPLSEVLAEMELAGIAVSTEKLDRLLDDFSATIAQASSEAFSIIGKEINLGSPKQLQMVLFDELGLPKTKKIKTGYSTDADALSDLIIKTGGHPFLANLMAYRDATKLRQTVEGLRKAVSDDGRVHTTYVQTAAATGRLSSTNPNLQNIPIRSEEGRRIREVFTVGEGYETLLTADYSQVEMRIMAHLSGDEGLIAAFQAGEDLHRFVGSHIFGVPPEEVTSAMRSKVKAMSYGLVYGLSSFGLSKQLAIPVDEARTLMRDYFSRFGAVRDYLRGVVEQARKDGFTSTIEGRRRYLPDLSSDNRQLREMAERAALNAPIQGSAADIIKKAMLGVDTELKAQGLKSRMLLQVHDELVLEVAPGERDAVEKLVREQMGSAADLSVPLDVSVGVGVSWHEAGH